The Clupea harengus chromosome 13, Ch_v2.0.2, whole genome shotgun sequence DNA window TCTTATATCTCAGACCTCTTAACCCCTTATTCCAACGCCAGGTCCCTCAGGGCATCTAACTTTGGGCTCCAGGCTGTCCCCCGACCTAAGCTTAAATCCAGGGGTGACCACCCTTTTGCTATTTTCGCTGTGTCAGacatttttgtcttttgaaGACTGACACCTGCAAGACAACTAGGAATAtttggggagggtgtgggaCATATCAGAAGAGCACTCTACACTGACCTCCACCTGATTGCTCCCTGAGGGTGAGTTTGGCCAGGGAGAGCTGGTCTGCAGCCTGTTGTGCTGCCTGCTGGGCCTTTGCCAAGACCTCCTCTGCATCATGAACCACCTGAAGCGCACAAacgcgtgcatacacacacacacacacacacacacacacacacacacacacacaaacactgtgtgaGCTACTGTTCATTCCACACTTTACTGCATTTTTTAAAACACTGATAACAGGTCTAGTCAACTACCATGGCGTTCAGAATGGAGCGCTAGCCCTAAAGCAAATGTTTGAACGGGTCCTATTTGCATTTTGCAACTACTACAACAAAAAGGTTGAAAGCATGTTAACTACTGCACTGGGTATGATTGATGACACGTTGCCAGAGGTTACCTGCAGGGTGACTTTAGCCTGCTCCATTGACTTCCTCTCGCACTTGTCATGTTCAGTAATCCTTTTGTTCAGTTCAGTGTACGCTTTCTTCAGCtaaatacacagatacacacacacacatgtgaatgtcAGTTCCCAACTCCTCACACACGCCAAACTCAAACAAGAACCTAGCAAGAGCTAATACATCACATGGTCAGTCTGACAGCTTATAGACACTGCACAATCTGTGAAAAGGATTAATTTCATTGGGCAGGAGCAGCCAGCCAGTGCCAAAAAATATATGTACACAGGCTCTTCCCTTTAACATCAGAGCCATGACTTCTGAAAGGGTAACTCAAGGTGTGCTACGTGTTGATATTTTACCAGCACCTATTAGGTGCTGTTTTtctatatttaaaaataaaacattcaaaatgaaacacattttgGCTTTTACACATGGCCAGTGTATTATATTGCACtgtattgcattgcattgtattATATGGCATTGTATTGTATATGGCCAGTCAAGTGTTtgctcactctttcattctggACTCTGAGGTCCATTACAGTGGTATTTGAAACAGCGCACAGGAATGTCCCTCCCCTGCTAGTCCTCCCAGCCTGCGTGCTTACCTCTTTCTGGCCGCGCTCGTGCTCCTTCTGCAGTCGCTCCACCTCCCCTCTCAGGCTGAGGGAAAACACAGGCCTTTGTTGGTTTGTGCCAAAGCCCCTAGCAGTGGACAATGAACGTGTGGAGAAGTCAACCCTGCCTGTCCCTATGCTACTGCAGAGGATGTAAGAGCTCGGAAGccaggaaggaagagagagggagagaggggagaggagaggagagggagagagaaagagagagagagagagagacagacagacagagagagagagaaagagagagagagagagagagagttaaagagtgAGAAGCCACTCTGAGCCCTAACTCTTTCCCCTGATGTTTCCTCCCCTATCATGACGATCGTGTACTTAGTTGCCGCGGGGTGAGATCACAATTCTATTTTTGCCCAGTTTGAGTGCTTTGTTTGTCCCTCTTGCCTACCGTATCCATGCTGTGATGTAAGATAAAGGAGATGTGGTGCAATCACTTTCAATTGGCAGAGGGCCACCGCTGGGGATGTTGTGAGGGCATGTGTCAGGTTTGCGTCAAAGGGCAACTCAGCATTAATACCAGAGAATTACTGTGTAAGGGTGTGTCTATGATCATAACATGAGCTCTGTGAGAGTCAAAGTCTTCAGCTGGTGTTCCCCCCAGGGCCACACAAACAACTGAATTTGCCAATCAAAGTCCTGCTAAGAGTCTTGCACTGGGTCAAAAGGCACAAATACAACCATGTTCATGCTGATAATCTGCCTCAATATTTCCACTGATTTTGCCATAAAATCTCTGGGGTCATTTTATTATCACAGAAAAATCTTTCATTACAGTGCATTTATATCATTATCCAACGGATAGATTCACCCCAGTGAAGTGTGAGGAAAGTCAGACATGTTAGCTCATGGTGAATTACAGCACTACCAGGCAAAGGGTAGCACAGTGTTGATACTCTTTTCCATGAGCAAATATTAGCCATGAGGTCCCATACTGAATCAAACCACggtgtctgtctttttctggaATATTGCACTGGGTGACCCAAGGTGAATAAGGATTGCACTTATTCAAGAGATTTCACATGAACCTTCACATTATGCCTTTTTTCATAATCAAGATAAACACGTTTTAAATAATGCAATTCCCACCAAAATGCAAGGTAAACCAGCTAGTACCACATGCTGCAGGGAAACAATACCCAATTCACCCATTGTGTAGATAAAATATACCGTATTACAATGTATTGCTTCATGTATTGTAATGAAGCTGCAATATGTCAGGAATATATAGCAAGCTGGTCTATGAAAAGTAAGTCATTCCTAACAATATGATATCATGACTATGGATCCTAAAGAACCATGCCATCAAAGGGTGTGGTAATGACTGATCATAATTTGGTGTGCACAGTTTAGAAACTATAGTGAGAAGATGAAGTTTGAGTAAACAACTCACAGCTCAGTCTCAACCTCCTTCTGTTTCTtcgcctctccctctgttctcacTTGTTCTGCCTCCATTTTCTTCAGCATGGAATCAGTTAGGCTTATGTCCCAGCCCTGCAGTGTCTGTATTATTGCCTCTCCTGATGCcacctgcaaacacagacactcaaaccccatgcacttacacacagacacacatatacacatatgctTGTGCACAATACGCATGAACAAGCATACTCACGTAGCatgtgtggaaacacacacaaaaaacaaggcCGTCATACTAGCATCCCGAGGTGCAATACACTCCACACCCCCTCTCATATGTACAGTTGTAGTCGCACCTGTTCTGGAGTGCTGCCATCATCAGCATGAGTTCGTGGGTCGGCCCCAAACTGTAAGAGGGTCTGCACCGCACGCAGGTGACCCCCAAAGGCTGCTCTGTAAATGGGGGTCCTTCCAAAGGCTCCCTAAAGTCAAACCGCAAAAGTCACtacatgtataaaaaaaacactttgaaatgGTCAGGCAGCAATATTTCCGCTCTAAACCATTTAAAGACTATAAACATATACAGAtcatatgtatatatttcagTGCAGCAAATATATTTCAGAAAAGagtacacatatacatttatttctacataaaaaaaatattgcttTTAGTTTTAGTCATAGGGCTAAGGTtataacagtataacagtggtCTGAGTCAGTAATTCAAGCATACATCATCGTTAATCATCATTCACCATCCCTACTCAAGGCTGTCACTCAGTCTCctgtttcctttcctttccactaactctcccacacacacatatacacacaattgTAAAGTGTCTATCCCTCAGCGAAGtgttctatctttctctctcttacctgtGTGTTGacatcaccccctctctccagcaGCAGGGCGATGACCTCTGGGTGACCTCCACCTGCAGCCTCAGACAGTGGTGTGTTGCCATTGGCATCACTGCAGTTGATCATGCGCAGCTGACTGAGAAGGCGTAGGCGTTTCCCCGCTTCATCAAACCCCACACCTTGCTTCGTATCCCGCTCGGTAACCTAGGTGACAGACATGAGAGGATGAAGATGACTTGTGGATATGGAAGTCCAATGGGTATGTTTTATGGTTTGGGATAAGGACTATTGTGTTCTTCTTCACTCAGTTAAATAATAACTTACTGCTGCTTTTAAAAAGTATGGAGAGAGCAACATGATATTTTAAAGGTAAAATCCGTGATTCTGaggaaaggttgttgatattttggCTATCAAataacacccctcccttccgtgcaccTGAAGCAATGTGTGGCTGTGATAGTgtactttgtttcccatttacagtgcAAGGACTTTGTGTGAACACCAGGGAAGTTTTGAGTACAGACAGAaaagacagctagaggactgtacCTTTATGGCTTTGTCAACATACATTTTGAAAACTTAAGTCCTACTTGAACATCTACCTACCAGAGTCACAGCTGTTACAACATGTGGCatcttttaattattttttctttACTCTGTATAGCACAAAAACTGCTTTAAACttgtctttttcatttctctcttttggtTATTTGTCTGACCTCTTTGAGGACAGCCAGgatctcctcttcctcgccaTCGAAAGCGGCCTCCAGGAGCCGTGTACGTAAGCGctgctcctccttcttcttcctcctctcctcctcctccttcatcctctcACGTTCCGCTTCCTCCTGCTCCCGGCGCACCAGTGTAACAAAGGCCTACAGGAAACGCATcaccaccaacacactcaaacactcacctACACCTGCAACAAGTGCacgacacacacattgaaatgcATGCTCTGGCTCACAACATAAAGCAGTTTGAATACATGTTGTCTGCCCGGCCTGTTTAGACAGGTGATACACACTTTTAAACCAAATCTTAACTACATCTCATGGGGCATTTGAAGAGACTATGCAAGGAATCCTGGTCTGACACAAATCCCTAGAGAGAGACGTTACAAGCCTAACAATTTCCCCTAGAGgcttttaaaagttttgtaatACTGTGTGCCCAAGGCTTTTTTCATGGCCTGGCTGGTATCGGTTTGCATGCAAGGAGTGGCTCGAACCTCCTTCTCTAGGCGGTCCATGAGCTCCTCATacaccttcttctccttctctcttcgcTGCCTCGCTCTCTTAGCCAGCAGTTGCCTCACGAAGCACTGGATGGCCAGGGCGGCCCGATCCTCCCGACTTGGCTCAGTGTCTATGCcaatcacaaaacacaatgcCCAGAGACAGTGCAGTCACACAaaccccacaaacaaacaccacctCATCAGTCCACAAAAACAACTACAGACAGCAACATTGTTTCTTAATTAACCTAATCCTTTCTAATGGCACTTAGAGGCAGAGTGGTCTAACCAGGCAAACCTGTCAGTGGTGGACAAAGTGACACCTCTGGataaagagggtgagagagttttaaaatatatgtctatgtgtagaTGTGTTGACTGTTGTCATTCAATCTTTCTTACATACACTTCTATGTTTAACCCTCCAGTAGGCTCCAGACACATTGAACATAAAGCAGAAACTGGGCTAGAGGTAGCACCTTTGACAAACAACTCCCGGCTTTGGTATTTCAGAAGGTTAACATTCATGTGTTTCACATTTTACTGTACCAGAGCCCTCGACACTCCTTTCTGCTCTTGGCAGTGCCTGCAGTGTAACAATGAGATATTGTTTTCATGCCTGCACTTGAGCTAAATTACATCATTTGCTGTATTTcattttgctccctgttggcgTCCTTCAAGTATGGCTGTGATATATGATGCCACATGACATACGTGAAAGAGGAGAACTATCTTCTATTCCAACTGTAAGCACAGGCCAGGACACCAAAGACATACTCCTGCCACACAGCCTTGTGAATTCAGCTCTTCGGATAAAGTCCTTGATCCTTCACAAGAGCTCATTACAAGCTTCCAGTCAAACTCTCAAAATGACTCAATCTGTTGTATTCTCCCAATGCACCTCACCCACCCATAAAATACATATACTCTATAACTTTTAAATGACATCAGAAATGACATAATGTTTCCAGGCAAAGTTGCTAAGTAGTGCTCACTGTATTTCAGCTTTGACATTTAGAAGACTTCCGACTGGTTTAACAATTCTGGGGAAAGAACACTGACATATCAAAATTttcaaaaaagaaatgaatggCCATACTGCACCATCTTTATGGTTACTGAATATGGCAGAGGGTGAAGAGAATGACCTCTATGGACATGGACATCTAAGTCAGTAATGGCTGATTCATTGGAAGTTTCAATTCATGTGAACTAGCCTTACTGGTCCGTACTTAATTTCTTTGTTGGCTCTGTTCTGTTTGAATGTGCCAGAGGGTTTGACTTGACTGTCTTGCCCTTAGGTTGGATGGAGTGAGATGCTccagtttttttctgttggggggCACCAGATCCTacataatgcaaacacacacacacacaagcaaataaataaacacaacagcaaaaaataaatgaatacataaaaatCTCAAACTTATCCTAAACTAATTTATATATGCCGGTCTTACAAATTTTTTTTAGAACTGCCTTTGTCGTCTCCCTGTAGACCTTTAGACGTTATCTAGATAGCCTTAGATTACCTGATTTACCGGTGCTCTTTGCGGGTGCTTTCACTGCAGCTTTCCCTGCAGGTTGTTTTACATTGCGGGAGCTCATGTTTACTCGTTGGAAAACTATTTGAAAAAGTAGTGTCTACACTGATTAGACAAGAGAATTACACTCGCCAAAACACAAACTAACGTTcgaaaacataaaacatatccGCTATAGGTGATAGCTacttgtgtgtaaagaaaatGCACCTTTTCTATTTCTTCACCCCACTTCCTCAACGCGTGCTGGTCACCAAGGTAACgcctggagagagggaagagggtgaAATTCTAATTCTAGACTGCTTTATAAAGTACACGAATCACAAAAAAGCATAATCTCATTAACACAGTAGGCTATGTTATAGCATACTTACGTATGTAATAACATACTTAAAACACCTGTTGCACACCGTAGTGGCAAAAGATTTTGCCATTTCATGCATATAAATTAGGCTAGGGCTAGCTCATGACCACCTTGAACTGCGGATGGCAATACCATTCAACCATCGGCATTTGAAAACCTATGGCTTCAAACAAAATAACCTTTATCCTATTCGATAATGAACAAAACGATTTTGTTCTGTAATTGCTTTTAGACCTGgtcactgttattattattattattattattatcatcatttttattattattgtggttGATGTTCTTATTATGATTGCTGATTATAGGCCTACGGTCGGCACAGATAGGCCGAGGCACCTCCGAAAAGTGTGAAACTACATTCTAGGCAACTTTGACCGTAATTCAAGCTAGCAATGTGCAAGACAAATATTTCATACAGATACCAGTGGCATAGAGTAGGCCGGATGATTTAGCTAAGTAGGCTATAGCCTATTGGTAGCCTAGTTCGAAGTGGTCTGTAGCATTAAGTGGCCAACCTAAAGTTCAACAAAGTTCACGTTGTTTTCTGTCTAAAGTGAGGCCGTGCTTCTCTGCCAGATCAGTGAGACGACTGAACTGGTTGTTTCCGTGATTGGATACATTCTAATTCGTGGTTTTCAGGGCCTGGGCGGGGCAAGCAACGCAGAAGACAGCGGTGGCTTTTTCACACTACTCCCCGTTGACGGCTGGGAAAGTAACTAACCCGAGTAGAAACTGGTTTTGCGGGGCATAGACGAAACTTCGTTCCTTATGAGATGCCGTTCCAATACAATAATACAGTCTTGGTGTAGGGTAGGTCTACCATCATGTATTCATAAC harbors:
- the LOC105890910 gene encoding IQ motif and ankyrin repeat domain-containing protein 1-like — protein: MDRLEKEAFVTLVRREQEEAERERMKEEEERRKKKEEQRLRTRLLEAAFDGEEEEILAVLKEVTERDTKQGVGFDEAGKRLRLLSQLRMINCSDANGNTPLSEAAGGGHPEVIALLLERGGDVNTQVRERKIEHFAEG